A window from Nitrosopumilus adriaticus encodes these proteins:
- a CDS encoding transcriptional regulator has product MLLPAEIESKTLIPALRAILAKKLAEDHNIREDEISKMLGVTQAAISNYIRGTRGDPSLIAKLLAEEQVAIMINELSDSLSSDMAYTPSSLSKFIGLCNYIKSSLLICEIHHNLESNIDEQVCKECENMLLKGPGSVY; this is encoded by the coding sequence ATGCTTCTTCCTGCTGAAATTGAATCTAAAACTCTAATCCCAGCATTACGTGCAATACTTGCCAAAAAGCTTGCAGAAGATCATAATATTCGAGAAGATGAAATTTCAAAAATGCTTGGAGTAACTCAAGCAGCTATCAGTAATTACATTCGTGGAACAAGAGGTGACCCATCTTTAATTGCAAAACTTTTAGCAGAAGAACAAGTTGCGATAATGATTAATGAGCTCAGTGATAGTCTTTCATCTGACATGGCATATACTCCATCCAGTCTTTCAAAATTCATAGGCCTTTGTAATTATATTAAATCTAGTCTGCTAATTTGTGAGATACATCACAATCTTGAATCTAATATTGATGAGCAAGTATGCAAAGAATGTGAAAATATGCTTCTCAAAGGCCCTGGAAGCGTTTACTAG
- a CDS encoding DNA-binding protein gives MLMEETTEPYGQEQTEKSEGTIIHIGNDPVMQSAIDVLSTLGSKHQVILKSKGNSIPNAVAVANIITEKMLKGNSKIQKIILDTAEAPGIGSMTSTIEIILNKI, from the coding sequence ATGCTCATGGAAGAGACAACTGAACCGTATGGTCAAGAGCAGACCGAAAAGTCTGAGGGCACCATAATACACATCGGAAATGATCCTGTAATGCAATCAGCTATTGATGTATTATCAACATTAGGAAGTAAGCATCAAGTTATTTTAAAATCAAAAGGAAATTCAATCCCAAATGCAGTTGCAGTTGCAAATATTATTACTGAAAAAATGCTTAAAGGGAATTCTAAAATTCAAAAAATCATTCTAGACACAGCTGAAGCTCCTGGAATTGGAAGTATGACATCAACAATTGAAATTATTTTAAATAAAATCTAG
- a CDS encoding DNA-directed RNA polymerase subunit K has protein sequence MSDVKEAPLVDVPQTEEVVETLEDIPESNAGLNKALDTYRKLIEKKGGLEPLSEKDQESLEKRIKEIENREVVEKVEEHEPEEIPCEKGKITIGPPTLTRFEKARIMGARALQLSLGAPPFIPIPKTARISLDIAMEELEQRVIPITIRRVLPNGDFQNIPIDYFEK, from the coding sequence TTGTCTGATGTTAAAGAAGCCCCATTGGTAGATGTGCCTCAAACTGAAGAAGTTGTAGAAACGCTAGAAGACATACCAGAATCAAATGCCGGACTAAACAAAGCACTAGATACTTATCGAAAATTAATAGAGAAAAAAGGAGGCTTAGAACCATTAAGTGAAAAAGATCAAGAGAGCCTTGAAAAAAGAATCAAAGAGATTGAAAACAGAGAAGTTGTTGAAAAAGTTGAAGAACATGAACCAGAAGAAATTCCTTGTGAGAAAGGAAAAATTACAATTGGACCTCCAACACTTACAAGATTTGAAAAAGCAAGAATTATGGGTGCAAGAGCTTTACAACTATCATTAGGTGCACCACCATTCATTCCGATTCCAAAAACTGCAAGAATTTCATTAGATATTGCAATGGAGGAGCTAGAACAAAGAGTGATCCCAATTACAATTAGAAGGGTCCTTCCAAACGGAGATTTTCAAAATATACCAATTGATTACTTTGAAAAATGA
- a CDS encoding cyclophilin-like fold protein, which translates to MSTSSVSRKQLILEIRGKAKISCDLKRHLSPRTVGTIMRSLPLEGNAHLLGKSILYFETNIDSGTERARSEFKKGDVAFLSSSGSVCFFLNDVVSGKTMTPIGKLGGDIDALKNVKSGDVLCIYEETA; encoded by the coding sequence TTGAGTACATCTTCTGTTTCAAGAAAACAACTAATTTTAGAAATTCGAGGAAAAGCAAAAATTTCATGTGATCTAAAACGTCATTTGTCCCCCCGCACCGTTGGAACAATCATGAGATCTTTACCATTAGAAGGAAATGCTCATCTTTTAGGAAAAAGTATTTTGTATTTTGAAACTAATATTGATTCTGGAACAGAGAGGGCAAGATCTGAATTCAAAAAAGGAGATGTGGCATTTTTATCGTCTTCTGGAAGTGTCTGTTTTTTCCTAAATGACGTTGTTTCCGGAAAAACAATGACGCCAATTGGAAAATTAGGTGGTGATATTGATGCACTAAAGAATGTTAAATCTGGAGATGTATTGTGTATCTATGAAGAGACTGCTTGA
- a CDS encoding 30S ribosomal protein S25, which translates to MGGAKKPTAANKDKSAGSKDTKKSKKDKGESGPKKAEITVQVNEQQAMKIIQNSKVVTVQDLARQTGVKISAANAFLKNSAIKGTVKRVGGYSGHHLYQAVSS; encoded by the coding sequence ATGGGCGGAGCAAAAAAGCCAACAGCTGCAAACAAGGATAAGTCAGCTGGAAGCAAGGATACTAAAAAAAGTAAAAAAGACAAAGGCGAAAGTGGCCCAAAGAAAGCAGAGATTACAGTTCAAGTTAATGAGCAACAAGCGATGAAAATTATTCAAAATTCTAAAGTAGTTACAGTCCAAGACCTTGCAAGGCAAACAGGAGTTAAAATTTCTGCAGCAAATGCATTTCTAAAAAATTCTGCAATTAAAGGAACTGTGAAAAGAGTTGGTGGTTATTCAGGACATCATTTGTATCAAGCAGTCTCTTCATAG